In Paenibacillus sp. FSL M7-0420, a single genomic region encodes these proteins:
- the rnhA gene encoding ribonuclease H: protein MAKQKYYVVWEGKQPGVYNTWAECQAQTDHYTGAKYKSYESKAAAETAFKAGWKGNWGTGAAASGTSGTSKSGKSWSRSAGVETSEEIDYDSISVDVGTRGNPGPVEYKGVDTQTGDVIFSCGSIRKGTNNLGEFLAIVHALAHLKQEGSSKTVYSDSVNAMKWVKQKKVATTLPRDASTEEIWQLIDRAESWLRSHTYDNKVLKWQTKSWGEIKADYGRK from the coding sequence ATGGCTAAGCAGAAATACTACGTAGTCTGGGAAGGCAAGCAGCCCGGAGTCTACAATACATGGGCGGAATGTCAGGCGCAGACGGATCATTATACCGGAGCGAAATATAAGTCCTATGAGAGCAAGGCGGCTGCTGAGACAGCCTTCAAGGCAGGCTGGAAGGGCAACTGGGGAACGGGTGCGGCAGCTTCAGGGACTTCCGGCACAAGCAAGTCAGGCAAGTCCTGGAGCCGGAGTGCCGGAGTGGAGACATCTGAGGAGATCGATTATGACAGCATCTCCGTGGATGTAGGCACCCGGGGGAATCCCGGACCGGTCGAATACAAAGGCGTAGATACCCAGACCGGGGATGTGATTTTCTCCTGCGGTTCGATCCGTAAAGGTACCAATAACCTCGGAGAATTCCTGGCGATTGTGCATGCGCTGGCTCATCTTAAGCAGGAAGGCAGCAGCAAGACGGTCTATAGTGATTCTGTCAATGCAATGAAATGGGTCAAGCAGAAAAAGGTGGCCACGACCTTGCCTCGGGATGCCTCTACAGAGGAGATCTGGCAGCTGATTGACCGGGCGGAGAGCTGGCTGCGCAGCCATACTTATGAC
- a CDS encoding TetR/AcrR family transcriptional regulator: MARSKEFDIDDVLLKAMTIFWQQGYEKTSMQDLVAGMGIHKRSMYDTFGDKHTLYIKALERFASIQSSRLESRIEGITSAKAAIRLLFEATVYRSEAEPKGCMLVNTAVELSAHDPEAAERANEAFLNTERLMEQLILHGQETGELSSRHAAPALAAYLHNALVGLRVMVKATRDAGKLQTIIDTTLAVLD, encoded by the coding sequence ATGGCGCGAAGCAAAGAGTTTGACATTGATGATGTATTGCTCAAGGCAATGACGATTTTCTGGCAGCAGGGCTATGAGAAGACGTCAATGCAGGATCTTGTAGCCGGCATGGGAATTCACAAGCGAAGCATGTATGACACCTTTGGAGACAAGCATACCTTATATATAAAAGCGCTGGAACGCTTTGCTTCCATTCAAAGCTCCAGGCTGGAGAGCCGGATCGAAGGCATCACCTCTGCCAAGGCAGCCATCCGCCTCTTATTCGAAGCCACAGTCTATAGAAGTGAAGCGGAGCCGAAGGGCTGTATGCTGGTGAATACGGCAGTGGAGCTGTCGGCTCATGATCCGGAAGCAGCTGAGCGGGCCAATGAAGCTTTTCTGAATACCGAGAGATTAATGGAACAGCTGATCCTGCATGGACAGGAGACTGGAGAACTCTCCTCCCGGCATGCGGCTCCGGCGCTTGCTGCTTATCTGCACAATGCCCTGGTTGGACTGCGGGTTATGGTCAAGGCAACGAGGGATGCGGGCAAGCTCCAGACCATTATTGATACTACGCTGGCTGTGCTGGACTGA